A genomic stretch from Oscarella lobularis chromosome 11, ooOscLobu1.1, whole genome shotgun sequence includes:
- the LOC136193184 gene encoding monocarboxylate transporter 13-like has product MSSSSSSSSSSSSSSPRRCSFSLLLPTKRLDRGWSWTVCVAAFFILAFFNAARGSAGVFYIGLLERFTDSTPQVAAVNSTEANTSASTCNTEGSGGISGTTATIGSVQTAMLCIFGLPAAHLSSHFSPRSVLVVGAVVYSAGAYATTYAKQVWQAVLCYAVLAGIGTGLIYTPTVGLLPLYFSKYLPVASALSITGLQVGSAAFNPIARWLLRDYGLDNVILAYTVLGLAIGLFAILIRRPPEVAPPQTAAATTRAVTKYKTILKHRRFMLWCAAMSLHFFTYYLPTYHLIRYAECSLKIGSSHSSLLLTYHYVAAAVGSIGIGVLATRIRNHIALQAFTLFLGALPNFLFPLYETYTHVVVYALLTGALMGKLVLNVIVCRDLLGSIAAMKGYGVYSFISVFPATLGPIVTGWLYDVFQSYAIPFVIAGGIDLLATILMLICATGSQCLVSENQEDPSTTTTTTTTTKRSDVTPSESATALLWPPAIVLWIESTV; this is encoded by the exons atgtcgtcgtcgtcgtcgtcgtcgtcgtcgtcgtcgtcatcttcgccGCGGCGTTGCagtttttctctcctccttCCAACAAAGCGTCTTGATAGGGGATGGTCATGGACTGTCTGCGTAGCAGCTTTCTTCATTTTAGCTTTTTTCAACGCAGCTAGGGGCTCAGCTGGCGTTTTCTACATCGGTTTGCTTGAGCGCTTTACCGATTCCACTCCCCAAGTCGCAGCCGTCAACAGTACGGAGGCGAACACTAGCGCTTCAACCTGTAACACAGAAGGTTCTGGAGGAATAAGTGGCACAACAG CGACGATAGGTTCGGTGCAGACGGCGATGCTATGCATCTTCGGTCTTCCAGCCGCTCATCTATCATCGCACTTCTCGCCAAGAAgtgttctcgtcgtcggcgcagTCGTATACAGCGCGGGAGCGTACGCGACGACGTATGCAAAGCAAGTCTGGCAGGCAGTTCTTTGCTATGCTGTGCTAGCTGGAATCGGAACAGGGCTTATTTACACTCCAACTGTGGGACTTCTGCCTCTCTACTTCTCAAAATACCTTCCCGTTGCTTCCGCTCTGAGCATCACCGGCTTGCAAGTTGGCAGTGCCGCTTTCAATCCTATTGCCCGCTGGCTCCTTCGCGACTACGGTCTTGACAACGTTATTCTCGCCTACACAGTCCTGGGTTTGGCCATTGGTCTCTTTGCAATTCTTATTCGTCGTCCCCCCGAGGTGGCTCCTCCTCAGACTGCCGCCGCCACAACACGAGCAGTCACCAAATACAAGACGATACTAAAACACAGACGGTTCATGCTGTGGTGTGCTGCAATGAGCCTTCACTTTTTTACCTACTATCTGCCAACGTATCATCTC ATTCGTTATGCCGAGTGCAGCTTGAAAATTGGGAGCAGTCACTCAAGCTTATTGCTTACTTACCACTACGTTGCCGCTGCAGTTGGCAGCATTGGTATTGGGGTCTTGGCAACGCGAATTCGCAACCACATTGCTCTTCAGGCATTCACACTTTTTCTCGGCGCGCTtccaaattttctttttccccTCTACGAGACCTATACTCACGTTGTAGTTTATGCTCTACTTACAGGTGCTCTCATGGGGAAACTCGTCCTTAACGTAATCGTCTGTCGAGACCTGCTTGGCTCTATCGCTGCTATGAAAGGATACGGAGTCTACTCCTTCATCTCCGTCTTTCCCGCTACACTCGGCCCTATTGTTACAG GATGGCTCTATGACGTCTTTCAAAGCTACGCAATTCCGTTTGTCATAGCCGGAGGAATTGATCTGTTGGCGACAATTCTGATGTTGATCTGTGCGACCGGATCTCAATGTCTCGTTTCAGAAAATCAAGAagatccgtcgacgacgacgacgacgacgacgacgacgaagcggagtGACGTGACTCCTTCAGAGTCAGCCACGGCGTTGCTATGGCCACCAGCTATTGTCCTGTGGATTGAATCAACCGTCTAA